A region from the Peromyscus maniculatus bairdii isolate BWxNUB_F1_BW_parent chromosome 5, HU_Pman_BW_mat_3.1, whole genome shotgun sequence genome encodes:
- the Sall1 gene encoding sal-like protein 1 — translation MSRRKQAKPQHFQSDPEVASLPRRDGDTEKGQPSRPTKSKDAHVCGRCCAEFFELSDLLLHKKNCTKNQLVLIVNESPASPPKTFPPDPSLNNPDEQMKDAVNKTDQEDCSDLSEHKGLDREESMEVEATVATSSSSSSSSTLSSITNSATPSCHGGSSTGTSAITTSLPQLGDLTTLGNFSVINSNVIIENLQSTKVAVAQFSQEARCGGASGGKLAIPALMEQLLALQQQQIHQLQLIEQIRHQILLLASQNADLPTSSSPSQGTLRTSVNPLSTLSSHLSQQLAAAAGLAQSLASQSASISGVKQLPPVQLPQSSSGTIVPPSSGTSPNMSLVTAAVPTPSSDKVASSAGASHVSSPAVSVSSPPAFAISSLLSPASNPLLPQPTPANAVFPSPLPNVGTTAEDLNSLSALAQQRKSKPPNVTAFEAKSTSDEAFFKHKCRFCAKVFGSDSALQIHLRSHTGERPFKCNICGNRFSTKGNLKVHFQRHKEKYPHIQMNPYPVPEHLDNIPTSTGIPYGMSIPPEKPVTSWLDTKPVLPTLTTSVGLPLPPTLPSLTPFIKTEEPAPIPISHSAASPQGSVKSDSGAPDLATRNPSGLPEEAEGSVVPPFGGRSEETGVTTGAAPTAGSSTLSSPVADCGPGGATFTNPLLPLMSEQFKAKFPFGGLLDSAQASETSKLQQLVENIDKKATDPNECIICHRVLSCQSALKMHYRTHTGERPFKCKICGRAFTTKGNLKTHYSVHRAMPPLRVQHSCPICQKKFTNAVVLQQHIRMHMGGQIPNTPVPDNYPESMESDTGSFDEKNFDDLDNFSDENMEDCPEGSIPDTPKSADASQDSLSSSPLPLEISSIAALENQMKMINAGLAEQLQASLKSVENGSVEGDVLTNDSSSVGGDMESQSAGSPAISESTSSMQALSPSNSTQEFHKSPSVEEKPQRVGPGEFANGLSPTPVNGGALDLTSSHAEKIIKEDALGILFPFRDRGKFKNTACDICGKTFACQSALDIHYRSHTKERPFICTVCNRGFSTKGNLKQHMLTHQMRDLPSQLFEPSSNLGPNQNSAVIPANSLSSLIKTEVNGFVHVSPQDSKDAPTSHVPSGPLSSSSTSPVLLPALPRRTPKQHYCNTCGKTFSSSSALQIHERTHTGEKPFACTICGRAFTTKGNLKVHMGTHMWNSTPARRGRRLSVDGPMTFLGGNPVKFPEMFQKDLAARSGSGDPSSFWNQYTAALSNGLAMKANEISVIQNGGIPPIPGSLGSGSSSPISGLTGNVEKLGNSEPSAPLAGLEKMASSENGTNFRFTRFVEDSKEIVTS, via the exons ATGTCGCGGAGGAAGCAAGCGAAGCCTCAACATTTCCAATCCGACCCCGAAGTGGCCTCGCTCCCCCGGCGAGATG GGGACACAGAGAAGGGTCAACCAAGTCGCCCCACCAAGAGCAAGGATGCCCATGTCTGTGGCCGGTGCTGCGCTGAATTCTTTGAATTATCAGATCTTCTGCTCCACAAAAAGAACTGCACTAAGAATCAATTAGTTCTGATTGTCAATGAAAGTCCAGCCTCCCCACCCAAAACCTTCCCTCCTGACCCGTCTCTCAACAATCCTGATGAGCAAATGAAAGACGCAGTGAACAAAACAGACCAAGAAGATTGCAGCGACCTTTCAGAACACAAGGGACTTGACAGGGAAGAGTCCATGGAGGTGGAGGCCACCGTTgctaccagcagcagcagcagcagcagcagcacgtTGAGCAGCATCACCAACAGCGCCACCCCAAGCTGCCACGGCGGCTCCTCCACGGGTACCTCAGCGATCACAACCTCTCTACCTCAACTCGGGGACCTGACGACACTGGGCAACTTCTCGGTGATCAACAGCAACGTCATCATCGAGAATCTCCAGAGCACCAAGGTGGCAGTGGCCCAGTTCTCCCAGGAAGCGAGGTGTGGGGGGGCCTCCGGAGGCAAGCTGGCCATCCCAGCCCTCATGGAACAGCTCCTagccctgcagcagcagcagatccACCAGCTGCAACTCATAGAGCAGATTCGTCACCAAATACTGCTGTTGGCTTCTCAGAACGCAGACCTGCCAACATCCTCTAGTCCTTCTCAAGGTACTTTACGAACATCTGTCAACCCCTTGTCCACACTAAGTTCCCATTTATCTCAGCAGCTGGCGGCGGCAGCTGGATTAGCACAGAGCCTTGCTAGCCAATCTGCCAGCATCAGTGGTGTGAAACAGCTCCCCCCAGTCCAGCTACCTCAGAGCAGCTCCGGCACCATCGTCCCGCCCAGCAGTGGCACTTCTCCCAACATGAGCCTAGTGACGGCGGCCGTTCCCACCCCATCCTCAGACAAAGTGGCTTCCAGTGCTGGTGCCTCCCACGTCAGCTCCCCGGCAGTCTCAGTATCATCGCCACCAGCATTCGCAATAAGCAGTCTGTTAAGTCCTGCATCTAACCCACTTCTACCTCAGCCGACCCCAGCTAACGCTGTTTTCCCCAGCCCTTTGCCCAACGTTGGAACAACTGCAGAGGATTTAAACTCCCTGTCTGCCTTGGCCCAGCAAAGAAAAAGCAAGCCACCAAATGTCACTGCCTTTGAAGCAAAAAGTACTTCAGATGAGGCATTCTTTAAACACAAGTGCAGGTTCTGTGCGAAGGTCTTCGGGAGTGACAGTGCCTTGCAGATCCACTTGCGCTCCCATACTGGAGAGAGGCCGTTCAAGTGCAACATCTGTGGGAACAGGTTCTCTACCAAGGGAAACCTGAAGGTCCACTTCCAGCGCCACAAAGAGAAGTACCCCCACATCCAGATGAACCCCTACCCTGTACCGGAGCACTTGGACAACATCCCCACAAGCACCGGCATCCCCTATGGCATGTCCATCCCCCCGGAGAAGCCAGTCACCAGCTGGCTGGACACCAAGCCGGTCCTGCCCACTCTGACCACTTCTGTCGGACTTCCGTTACCCCCAACGCTCCCAAGCCTCACACCCTTCATCAAGACGGAAGAGCCAGCCCCCATCCCTATTAGCCATTCCGCCGCCAGCCCCCAAGGCTCAGTCAAAAGTGACTCTGGGGCCCCTGATTTGGCCACAAGAAACCCAAGTGGGCTCCCGGAGGAAGCTGAAGGGTCTGTTGTGCCGCCCTTCGGCGGAAGGAGTGAAGAGACTGGCGTGACCACCGGCGCAGCCCCAACGGCGGGCAGCAGTACTCTGAGCTCCCCAGTGGCTGACTGTGGCCCAGGAGGGGCCACCTTCACCAACCCTTTGTTACCACTCATGTCTGAGCAGTTCAAGGCCAAGTTTCCTTTCGGGGGACTCTTAGATTCAGCCCAGGCCTCAGAGACATCCAAGCTGCAGCAACTGGTAGAGAACATTGACAAGAAAGCCACTGACCCCAATGAGTGTATCATCTGCCACCGGGTCCTCAGCTGCCAGAGCGCCTTGAAAATGCACTACCGGACGCACACTGGGGAGAGGCCCTTCAAGTGTAAGATCTGTGGCCGGGCCTTCACCACTAAAGGGAACCTTAAGACGCACTACAGTGTCCACCGGGCTATGCCCCCGCTCAGAGTCCAGCATTCCTGCCCAATCTGCCAGAAGAAGTTCACAAATGCGGTGGTCCTTCAGCAGCACATCCGAATGCACATGGGAGGCCAGATCCCCAACACCCCAGTCCCCGACAACTACCCCGAGTCCATGGAGTCTGACACGGGCTCCTTTGACGAGAAGAATTTCGATGACTTAGACAACTTCTCGGATGAGAACATGGAAGATTGTCCTGAGGGCAGCATCCCGGATACACCCAAGTCAGCTGACGCGTCCCAAGACAGCCTGTCCTCTTCGCCTCTGCCCCTTGAGATCTCGAGCATCGCTGCTTTGGAAAATCAAATGAAGATGATCAATGCTGGCCTGGCAGAgcagctgcaggccagcctgaAGTCGGTGGAGAATGGGTCTGTGGAAGGGGACGTGCTGACCAACGACTCGTCCTCAGTGGGTGGCGATATGGAGAGCCAGAGTGCCGGCAGCCCCGCCATCTCAGAGTCTACCTCTTCCATGCAGGCTCTGTCCCCATCCAACAGCACCCAAGAATTTCACAAGTCGCCCAGCGTCGAGGAGAAGCCACAGAGAGTGGGGCCTGGCGAGTTTGCCAACGGTCTGTCTCCCACCCCAGTGAATGGGGGTGCTTTGGACTTGACCTCTAGTCACGCAGAGAAAATCATCAAAGAAGATGCTCTGGGAATCCTCTTCCCTTTCCGAGACCGGGGTAAATTTAAAAACACTGCTTGCGACATTTGTGGTAAAACCTTTGCTTGTCAGAGTGCCTTGGACATTCACTACAGAAGTCATACCAAAGAGAGACCGTTCATTTGCACGGTTTGCAATCGTGGCTTTTCCACAAAGGGTAATTTGAAGCAGCACATGTTGACACATCAGATGCGAGATCTGCCGTCGCAGCTCTTTGAGCCCAGTTCCAACCTCGGCCCCAATCAGAACTCTGCGGTGATTCCCGCCAACTCACTGTCATCTCTCATCAAAACGGAGGTCAACGGCTTTGTGCACGTTTCCCCTCAGGACAGTAAGGATGCCCCCACTAGTCACGTCCCTTCGGGGCCTCTGTCATCCTCTTCGACATCCCCAGTTCTGCTCCCAGCTCTGCCCCGGAGAACTCCCAAACAGCACTATTGTAACACGTGTGGTAAAACCTTCTCCTCCTCGAGTGCGCTGCAGATCCACGAGAgaactcacactggagagaaaccctttgCTTGCACTATCTGTGGAAGAGCATTCACAACAAAAGGCAATCTGAAG GTCCACATGGGCACGCACATGTGGAACAGCACCCCTGCACGCCGGGGCCGGCGCCTCTCCGTGGATGGCCCCATGACATTTCTAGGAGGCAATCCTGTCAAGTTCCCAGAAATGTTCCAGAAGGATCTGGCGGCGAGGTCAGGAAGTGGGGATCCATCCAGTTTCTGGAACCAGTACACAGCAGCCCTGTCCAACGGGTTGGCCATGAAGGCCAACGAGATCTCTGTCATTCAGAATGGTGGCATCCCTCCAATTCCTGGAAGCCTGGGCAGCGGGAGCAGCTCACCTATCAGCGGGCTGACAGGGAACGTGGAAAAGCTGGGGAATTCTGAACCCAGTGctcctctggctggcctggagaaAATGGCGAGCAGCGAGAATGGAACCAACTTCCGCTTCACCCGCTTCGTGGAGGACAGCAAAGAGATAGTCACCAGCTAA